tctcctctttccttctgggCTTCCTCAGCCAAGACCGTGTGGTTGGCCTGCCCACAGAGACCCAGTGCCCAGCAAGCTGCCCCTAACTACAATCCCAGCTCTTCAGGCAGGACGGTCTGTGAAGTGGGTGGGGAGCTGTAAAGCCCTTTTAAAGGAGCAATAAAAGTTTTGGGTTTCAGATCTCTTCCTGAAGAAGAGAATAACAGAGACAGGAAATTTCAGTAGCCGACTGACAGAGGCAGGCGGCAGCAAGGCAGCACGCAGACTGCCCCAGACAAAAACACCTCTGCATGCAGGTCCTGGCGGGCGCCCAGGCTCTCTCCTGCGCCCCAACTGCCTCTCCCCTGCTGGGGGAAGCCAGGCTGCTGCTACAATGGACTGTTGTGTCTGTCTCGCTGTAGATGTTTATACTATACCTCTCCATTTGCCTAGCTGTCCAAGGTAGGGCGCACTCATCTTCTGAGTGGGGCCCTGAGGGGGTATCCCAGGAGGGTATGTGTGCACACTTAACAGTGGGACCAAGGCCACAGTGCATTTTCTCTGGACACAGATGAGTGTGATCATGCCCAGGCCCAGGACAACTGTGAGGGCTCTGTGCTCACTCATCTTCCCAGATTTAGAAGTGACAGACTGGGAGGAGGGCCCCACCCTTCCAACCTTATCCTGTCAGGGAAGTCCCAGACAGATCTGGGAGTTCTAGGCTGTCCCTtgtttaatgagagagagagagggagaNNNNNNNNNNNNNNNNNNNNNNNNNNNNNNNNNNNNNNNNNNNNNNNNNNNNNNNNNNNNNNNNNNNNNNNNNNNNNNNNNNNNNNNNNNNNNNgagagagagagagagagagagagagagagagagagaattctaatTTTCTACCACGTACCTGGAGTTCAGATGCACCCTGGCATCTGCAGTCCTACTCATATTCAACCTGAAGTTGTTATACTCAGTTCTGACTCTGCTTACAGACAACCACGGTACACATGATCAACTGTGCCAAAAGGGGCCTCTATATTCATACAGCCGGTTCCCTCAGGCAGTGTGGCTCTTCAACTCCTAGGAGCACCCAGAGTAGCTTTTCTAAGCACTCTACAGATAGGGATGTCAGGGTGTATGTTTTTGGATCTCTCCATCATGCAGAATAGGAGAGGAAGTTCTGTCCGGAGTCCTAAGTGGCTAGGTGACCTTGGAAGCCCTCTTTGGCTCCATGTGCCATGACTCCCAAAtttcacagacacagagactctGAGATGGACAGCACCAGGGTTCAGAGTCATTGGCATCTTGCTAGCTTTAAAGTCTCAGTGGGCCCTGGGGAACCTAGTGGCTCATCTCTTCCAGTCTTCCCTTACTGACACTGACTGGCATCCCAAGAAATCAACATAGACCTTGGAGGAGGCCACAGCTGGAGAGACCGGGGGAGCCATTGCTAGGTCTTCATCTACTGTCTTGTGTTACTAGCATTCCTGTTCTTCAGCGTCCTTATCTGCAAACTGGACTCAGCACCAGGGCCCTCAAACAGCAGCCCTGGGAACTGAGATGCTTGGGAAGGCAAGGCTGCATCTGGAGCCCTAGAGCCAGGCACAGGATGTGGCGGCTGTGACTGAGAGCTGGAGTGTGCCTCCTAATCTTCTGCAACTTACAGACTTGGCCAGGTGCCCAGAAGGCTCTCATAAACCAGCAGCGCCACCAGGGAGAGCCTGTGAATGTGGCCCTTAGACTGGGTCACTCATGGCCTCTCCCCGCTCAAGGACATCTTGCTGCCTCCAGTTTTCCAAGAGTGGCTGCAGAGCTGGAGGCAGGGTTGCttgctggggttgggggtaggaCAGAGGAGGGATGGACTGGGGACACCCTGCAGACACTTGCTTCTGGAGCAGCTCCAGACTTGGTTTGTCTCCTATCACTTGGGATGTCCAGCTTCTACTGGCCAGGCTGTCCTCTGGAAGTAAATGATGACCCAGAGGAAGTTTGGGGTCCAGGATACCCTGTGTTTTTTGGTACTTGAGCTCATGAGATATGTGTTTAAAGTATACACGCACATCTCACACATGGGTGTGTGTTTACATCTGCCTGTGTGATACATGCCTATGCTTGACTGAAGGCCAGATGAGGGCTGATCAGTAAGGTGAAAGAGGCCTCCACACCTCAGAGCTGTGTCTCCACTCTGTCCCTTTGCTTCCCCTTCcgaggttttgtttctttgtttttactttattttagttaatttttagattcacttatttttaaattttgtgtctgggtgtttgcttccaagtatgtatgtgtaccacacatgtgcctggttccttggaggccagaagacagctttgATCAGACCCTctagaattagagttacagatggttgtgacctgccatgtgggtgctaggaactgaatctggatcctctggaagggcattaagtaatcttaaccactgagtcgtctctccagccctctgctcCTTTCTTGAGGAGCCCCAGAGCCCAGACTATGTGGTTTTGGTTTCCTTACCTAAGAAGTGAGGCCTAACCCCTAGGAGCCATACTTGAACATTCTGAGGTGCCCTGTGATATCATGGGCTACTATATCATTAAAAATCTCTGAGGCTAGAGATGGGATGAGGCTTATGGGTAACCTCTGTCTACCACTCCAGGCCCTGGAGTGATGGGGAAAGGACAGGTAGAGATGCCCAGGAAACAGAGAGTTGTGGGTGGTCTATATAGAGGTAGGCATCCAGAAGGCTTGGCTGGGGGATCAGCTTGGAAGAGAAGAACACTCAAGCCAATTGGTGGAGCTGGCTTCCTGAAGAGGTACAGGAGGTGACTCAGGAAATGTTGCCAGCTGCCTACTGGGTGGGGGACTGCATGTGGGTAGCTGCTCCCTTGAAGTTGCACCATCTGgaaacataaataactcccagaCAGGTATAGGTAACTTCCTGCTGACAGCTGGGCCTTGGGTCACTAGGAAAGGGGATGCTGGGGGTGTTGGGGAGATTTAGACTTGTGAGGTGATGTCTGAAATCTGCTACTGTGGCTGCCATGTCCTGCCATGCCCTGACCCCCAGGCTATCACAGACAGAACTGCCCACAGCATAGCACAGTCCCAGCAATGCCTGGCCCAGGGGTGTTGCCTGCACCCACTTTCCCTTCAGGGCCTCAGAGTAAGCTTTAAGACAAGGTAGAGGAAACCAAAGGCCAGCAGTCTACTCTGCTTTCAGCCCAGGCCAGCAGCAGACTCAGCTCCGTGTCTACCAGCCGCTGGCCTTAGGCCAGGTGCTTACTCTGAGCACAGGCACTCCTCCAAGAGCAGAACCGtcacactcagcacacacactTGTTCCAGAAACTAGGATGTGTGTTAGGTGAAGCTAATGACTAGTGGCTGATCAAGAGTTTACTGTGACTGGCTTGATCGAAAACCTGCTGAAGGGATGGGACTCGGGCAGGGGCATGCAAGCTTGGGTCCAGGCTGGAGCTAGGCTCACTGGCTCCAGCTTCCTAAATGGGGAGCTTTCAGAGCCTGGGCAGGGGGTAGCAAGGGCAATCCCAGTTTCCCAGGGAAAGCAGACAATCCTGTCAGGCAGGGCCTAGGAAATAGATAACCTGTATGCTGCTGTCATCTATGCTGCTGGGTGTTTACTGGCCTAGGGCTCTGCCGGGCACACCTATGGTTGTGAGGCCTtagggaattcttttttttttttttttttctgaacagatGAAGCACCTGGGGAACATAGAATTAGTGGGTCCCTAAGCAGCCTTTAGCAGAATGTAACAAGCCTGCTGGTCTCTTGGGGTGCAGAGAAGACCATTTCTCATGGACAGGCCACATGGGAAAGCATAGGAAGTGTCCTGGGACAAACAACAGGGCTGCCAGACAGGAAGGCAGGGGCCTGGCACggggggttgggagggaaggGTGGCTGTGGTCAGACACAAGTGCAGCAGAGGGTGGAGAAGGTCAGCTTGGCGGGGGTCCCTGCGTTCCCAGCCTTCTTGTTGACCTTGGGCAGCAGCAGGACAAAGGACATGGCCAGGGCACAGTGGTAGAAGCTGTGAACGTAGGTGTAATCCCATTCCTGTGGAGGAGAATGAGTCAGTCTGGGCCTCCATCCCTTCCCTAAAACTGAGTCCTAGCCATCTGGTGCCTCTGCCAGCCAGCCTACCCTGAGAATATGGCAGAAAGGCTTGCTGCCCTcctctgttccctgccccctGAGTGTTGAGCACCAGCCCTGGTTCCTTCCAGGATATGCATGCATCTTGGGTACAGGCTTCCTAAAGTCAGGGCCTGACTTGCCCACCCAGGCTGTGACGCTAGTACACTGGGGATGGCAAGTCCCACCTTCAACAGGACAGAATTCACAACTTGGAGCCTCCACATGAAAACAGCCTGCTATCCTCCCTGTTAAACTGAACTATTTCCAGAGGGCTCTGGAAGGCTCGTTCCCCTCCCCCATAGGCCAGGTACCTCAAAGAAGAAGCGAAGCATCAGAGCCAGGGCCCCAAAGCAGAGGCCAGGGCCTATCTGCTGGGTGTAGACACTCTTGTCGGGGTACAGGcccttcttctctttcatcttcttcAGCTGCAGGCACAAGGTGGGGACATCAAAGTTCTTGGGGTGCAGCAAGGAAAGGACCCCCTCCATGAATTGTAGGAGAGCCCCACACTCATTCCTCTGTATGCCTGAGTGATGGGGCTTGGAATCTCTGGGTCAGTTTCCCCGGGGTCCTCCAATGCCCTCCCTTGTGTGGTGCTGCCCTTGTGTGGTACTCTTTGGCACTTTGGTGGCAAATGTGATGATCAGCTTTACTAGCTAAGGGGTCTTCTTCCATTAACCCTGGTTTCGCAGGCCCAGATGCTTTACATGAGATGCCTTACTGGTGTGTGTTCAAGCTTGGTAAGATGGGGTGTTACAGGAATAGATGGGATGCTTGTGGTTCCTCACTGGAATGCAGATCCTTGGGGCCCAAAGGTATTTTAGACTCAGGATTGTTCAGGTTTCAGTGGGGAAGATCATTATAAATACCACTGTCAGGTGCGCACAGTGGGCACAGGACAGCGGCCCTGACTGAGTGGTGCACACAGTGGGCACAGGACAGCAGTCCTGACTGAGTGGTGCACACAGTGGGCACAGGGCAGCGGCCCTGACTGAGTGGTGCACACAGTGGGCACAGGACAGTGGCTTTAATTGCACACCTCACtaaatacattacatatacaAAGGCTGTCAGTGGCATCCTGCTAGTCAAGGCAAGCTTTGTCACTCTGAGTGATGATATGGTGCTGTTTCCAAGTGTTCTAGAACTTGCCATTAGCAATAGGAGCAGAGGTCCCAGTGAGCCATGTCACTGCCATGGGCACAGGCAATTAGCTTGAGTGCAGGCAGTGTGGCCTCCAATCTCACAATTCTAACACCAGGGCCCCAGAGAGGGGAAGAATATTGAAGATCACCCATGGGCCCTCCCTTGCTCTGGGAACCCCTATTTCTCATTTCACTCAGCTTCTTCTCCCTAAATGTAGTTTTCACACTCCTTTCCTGGAAGGGTGAGACATGGGAAAGAATTGTACTCCACTCTAAGAAATAAGTCCAGACCACTTGCCTATCTAAGGTCTAAGGAGATGGGATTTATGCCACAGGCATGGGTGGCTGCAGCCCCTCACTCCCATTCTcagcagagacctgggaaggCTGGCATTTAGTGGGGACACTGCTACATGTATACTGTCCTGGCTAATTAAAATCCAGTCAGGATGGATGTactgggcagaggcaggccgatctctgagtttgaggccacccagAGATACAAAGTGAGagcctatcttaaaaacaaacaaacaaataaacaaacaaaaccatccagtgagaCCCAGAGGCAGGGAAGAGCAGCAAAGGGGCCACGATGTGCAGGACAAGGAGGCAGTTATCAGAGCGAGCCTTCCTGTTTATGCATTCCAGCTTGTTAACTAACTAACCATGCAGGACTCCAACACCTCTGCCTCCGGCCAGAGAGGGCCAGCTTTGGCTCCTCAAACTGGAGTGGGATGGAAGCTTCCCCCCTCAAAAGTCAAGCGCAGCTGCCATTACCTCCTGGGGCTCCAGGCTGGGCTGCTGAGCTCTGTGCACTTCCGGTTCATCCTTAGCTTAAAATCAGAATAAGCCTGGGTTCCTCGGAGCCCACAGGAATAGGACGAGGCATGGAAGTTTCCTGCCTGACTATACTTGTccccactttgctgaagatggaTCGGAGCTCCCTCTACCCCTgtccctgccaccccacccctcctcctcacAGCACTGCCTGCCCCAATCTGCACTGCTGTAGCTCTACTTCCGGGAACCTCCAAGACCCCAAGTTGTGCTTCCTGCATGAGGTAGCAGAGGGGTGGGAACTTGAGGCCTGGGTGCTCTCTGCTTGGTCTGAAGCCTGCTGGCCTGGAAGGTCTATGCTTTGGGCCTAACTGTTCAGGGTGGGGCCCAGGAAACATCCCATGGTCTATCCTGCTATTGGAAACCTTGTTCTTGTTGGCTTACTTAGGTGGGTTTTAGGCCTTGGAGGCAGGAGGGCCTTGAGACCATACAGAGGCTAGGAGCCTAGACAGCAGAGTGGATGCTGAGCACTAGGCCCTCCTCCAGGGACAGTCTTACTGAAAACTCTGCTTCACCCCCACCTCAACCTTCCTTCCTCATGAGAACCAGGAACGGTATCTAGATTAACCTAGCTGCTCTTCAAACTGGTATTATACCTGTAAGCAGTGTTGTCTCTCAGAGTGATAATGATGTGATGAGTATGTTGACGAAAAGACTGACAGTGACAGTCATGACAATGAAGTGCAGAGGTCAAGAGAAAAGGAGTTTGGGCTTTATCCAGAACTGATAATTACCAACGAGCCAGCAGGGCATGGGGTTCAAGCATGAGTCACCATTTTTCAGGATTCTAGGGGTTTTGGCCCAATTCTTATTAGTTCACCTGCATATAAGAATATGAGGTATAGAACCCTACATAGGAGAAGCCAAGATCAGGGGAGAAATGCAGGTTCCCTGGGCCCTGTCAGCTGAGATACCAGAAGTACTCACCCACTTTACTGCAATGATAAGGGTGGCTGTGCCTATGGGACCGGAGTAGACCCCATAACCCCAGCGGTCATGGAAAGTCCGCACAGCGATGGTAAGGACACCGAGCATCGTGAAGGTCGATCTCTGGGGTTCATCAAAGTCGGCCAGTGCTGGGGAGAGGCACAGTGTAGTGAGTGAGCAGCTTCCCTCCACGTGGCTGTGCCTCCATCCTTGGGAACCTAATGGGATATCCCCTCAATCTGTAGGACCCCAAGGCCCAGCCTGGATTCCACAAGGTCTGAGTTTTGGTTATTTGGAGGAAATGGAGGATGCTGCTTCCCTGGAGCAGAGTGGCTGAAATGAACCCATAGATTGAGTGACCAGCATTTCCTGGGAATCCTGAGACAAAAGTGTTAAGACTAGTGAGTGGTGCACAGAGCTGAGTCTCAGGAGGGACCGTCTGTGACTGCATCCCTGGGAGACAAGGGTGAGTTTGCTTGGTttcatgcttttctttccttcccttccctttttcccctatccatccctcttccctcccttcctcccttccctccttccttctccctttcctccctccctcccttcctttcttcttctcttccttccttccttcgtcctcccttcctctcttccttccttccttcttcccttccttcctttgtccttccttccttcctcccttccttcctttgtctttccttccttcctcccttcctttgtctcttccttccttccttccttcctttgtctcttccttccttccttccttcctctcttcctttgtctcttccttccttccttccttcctcccttcctttgtctcttccttccttccttcctttgtctcttccttccttccttccttcctctcttccttcctttgtccttcctcccttccttcctcccttccttcctttgtcctcccttccactcttccttctttcctcccttccttcctttgtccttccttcctcccttccttcctctcttccttccttcctttgtccttccttcgtccttccttcctcccttccttccttctttcctcccttccttcctttgtccttccttccttccttcctttcttcctttgtccttccttcctcccttccttcctctcttccttccttcctttgtccttccttcctcccttccttcctctcttccttccttcctttgtccttccttctttcctcccttccttcctttgtccttccttcttcccttccttcctctcttccttccttcctttgtccttccttccttcctccctcccttccttccttctttcctcccttcctccctttgtccttccttccttcctcccttccttccttccttctttcctcccttcctccctttgtccttccttccttccttccttccttacttcctttgtccttcctgctttcttctttcctccatctcatttttctttttctttcaaaattttgcAGCCCTGGAGATAGAACAGAGGGCCTATTGATTACCAGACAAATGATCTACCATTGAGCTGCATGTACCCCAGGTCCAAGGTGAGGATTTTGAATGGTCTACCTTCCGAAAACACAGAGCTAAGATGACCCATGAGGGCAAGTGCTCCTGTGAACCTGGAGGACATGCTGGGAGGCTAAGTCCCTGAACCCAGGGCAGTGGTGGTCTCGGTAAGGCTGAAGGCAAGGATGCCTTTGGACTTTCCTTTGGATGCTTCtgctcttttgttcttgtttttttggagacagggtttctctgtgtagccctggctgtcctggaactcactctgtagaccaggctggcctcaaactcagaaatccacctgcctctgcctcccaaatgctgggattaaaggcatgtgccaccactgcactcCTGCTTTTTAAATGTCACAAGTGCTAATTACTGGAGTCACTTAAGGATGGGGAAAGTGAGAATGCAGGCATCAGAGAAATGTGCATGTTTCTTTGAGCAGATTAAGCTCTGCAAagcagtgaggagggagaggatcTCAGAGATGGACTGGGTGTTGGCTGGTGTTCAGGATTGGCTCCCACCCATTGGCAAAGATGGCTACTTACCCATCAGGGAGACCCACATGCTCAAAGCTGTTCCATAGATGCTGAAGTACTCGAGAATGTCACGGCGCATGAAGCACAGCACAGACAAGCCAGGCCCATCACAGGCATGGGAGAACTGCAGGGAAATCACACGAGGTCAGCAGGCAGTGGGTAGCCCAGGGATGGGTGAGAACTGGTCCCAAGCCTCAGGCCCTTCACTAGCTGTGAGCCCTTAATGGCTTTGCACCTCAGCCTCCTTCCTCATATTATCAGAGTGTAGGACTGGATACTCCCCTGTGGGGATTAAACAGGTGAGTCCATCTAGCTTAGGAGTGCAAAAGACTTTGTAAATATCACTTTCAGACTCACCAGTGGTCCAAGGCTGGTGAGAAGCATGCTCAGAAGGGGATGCTTAAAGACCATTTACACCTTCTGCCCCTGGCTGACTGAAAGTGTACACG
The nucleotide sequence above comes from Mastomys coucha isolate ucsf_1 unplaced genomic scaffold, UCSF_Mcou_1 pScaffold15, whole genome shotgun sequence. Encoded proteins:
- the Mymk gene encoding protein myomaker isoform X2, with protein sequence MGTVVAKLLLPTLSSLAFLPTVSIATKRRFYMEAMVYLFTMFFVAFSHACDGPGLSVLCFMRRDILEYFSIYGTALSMWVSLMALADFDEPQRSTFTMLGVLTIAVRTFHDRWGYGVYSGPIGTATLIIAVKWLKKMKEKKGLYPDKSVYTQQIGPGLCFGALALMLRFFFEEWDYTYVHSFYHCALAMSFVLLLPKVNKKAGNAGTPAKLTFSTLCCTCV
- the Mymk gene encoding protein myomaker isoform X1 — protein: MGTVVAKLLLPTLSSLAFLPTVSIATKRRFYMEAMVYLFTMFFVAFSHACDGPGLSVLCFMRRDILEYFSIYGTALSMWVSLMGLQNFERKRKMRWRKEESRKDKGTLADFDEPQRSTFTMLGVLTIAVRTFHDRWGYGVYSGPIGTATLIIAVKWLKKMKEKKGLYPDKSVYTQQIGPGLCFGALALMLRFFFEEWDYTYVHSFYHCALAMSFVLLLPKVNKKAGNAGTPAKLTFSTLCCTCV